From Mercenaria mercenaria strain notata chromosome 17, MADL_Memer_1, whole genome shotgun sequence, the proteins below share one genomic window:
- the LOC123536643 gene encoding ras-related and estrogen-regulated growth inhibitor-like codes for MSSNCKGKSVESKICILGGPGVGKSALVVRFLTRRFIWEYDPTLECTYKHHTTIDDEPVAMEILDTAGQEWTMHRDGHVRWADGFVLVYAVNDRQSFEEACNLKQCIDDIKKTNVQCVLVGNKIDLLHEVNVPSSEGERVASDWACAFFETSASDGGDEIYELFHELHREIRRRKLLESKPRRRSSAHQMRQVLTKMFKTQTNKLSSPT; via the exons ATGTCTTCAAACTGCAAAGGAAAATCTGTGGAATCTAAAATTTGCATTCTTGGAGGCCCTGGTGTAGGTAAATCAG CTTTAGTTGTAAGGTTCCTCACGAGACGCTTCATTTGGGAGTACGATCCAACATTAG AATGCACGTACAAACATCATACAACAATAGATGACGAACCTGTTGCCATGGAAATACTTGATACTGCTGGACAG GAATGGACGATGCACAGGGATGGTCACGTGAGATGGGCAGACGGCTTTGTGCTCGTGTATGCCGTCAACGACAGACAGAGTTTCGAGGAAGCCTGTAACTTAAAACAATGCATAGACGATATCAAGAAAACAAACGTACAGTGTGTACTTGTTGGCAATAAAATAGACTTACTTCACGAAGTAAATGTACCCTCTAGCGAGGGAGAGCGTGTGGCATCCGACTGGGCATGCGCGTTTTTCGAAACTTCCGCTTCCGATGGAGGCGATGAAATTTACGAGTTATTCCATGAACTACATAGAGAAATAAGAAGACGTAAATTGTTGGAAAGTAAACCAAGGAGACGAAGTTCTGCTCATCAGATGCGACAGGTGCTAACGAAGATGTTTAAAACACAAACTAATAAATTGAGCAGTCCCACGTGA